CGACGACCCAATGGCCCTCTTCATCCTGATGGAAGCCTGTGATCGTCGAAACCCGTTTGTCCGGGTTGTGTTCGCTTTCGCGCGATTGCTTCGCTAAACTTGGCCTTTCTATATTCTTCTGCAAAAGGTCTCGCCCCATGCTGATCGCCGCCAATAAGGCTGTCTCCATCGACTATACCCTGACCAACGACGCTGGTGAGGTCATCGACAGCTCCGCCGGCGGCGCTCCGCTGGTTTACCTGCAAGGCGCAGGCAACATCATCCCGGGCCTGGAAAAAGCTCTGGAAGGCAAAGCGGTCGGTGACGAACTGCAAGTTGCCGTTGAACCGGAAGACGCTTACGGCGAATACGCCGCCGAGCTGGTCAGCACCCTGAGCCGCAGCATGTTCGAAGGCGTTGACGAGCTGGAAGTCGGCATGCAGTTCCACGCTTCGGCGCCGGACGGCCAGATGCAGATCGTCACCATTCGTGACCTGGACGGCGACGACGTAACTGTCGACGGCAACCACCCACTGGCTGGTCAGCGTCTGAACTTCCAAGTGAAGATCGTTGATATCCGTGATGCCAGCCAGGAAGAAATCGCTCATGGTCACGTCCATGGCGAAGGTGGCCATCACCACTGATTTTCTGCGCTAAGCTTCGAGTACTGGAGAGGCGCCTGTGGGCGCCTTTTTAGTCCGCGGCTGTCCTTGGTGGCCTCGCCAAGTGGCTGTTTCGAGTAGAACACCGGAATCCTGGAGTACGTCATGAGTGCTTTTCACGACCTTAAGTTGACAGCCCTGGATGGTCAGGAGCTACCGCTGGCGCCGTTCAAGGGCCAAGTCGTGCTGGTGGTCAACGTCGCCTCCAAATGCGGCTTGACCCCTCAGTACGCGGCACTGGAAAACCTCTATCAGCAGTTCAAAGACAAAGGCTTCAGCGTGCTGGGCCTGCCGTGCAACCAGTTTGCCGGTCAGGAACCAGGCTCGGAAAAAGAAATCCAGGAATTCTGCAGCCTCAATTATGGCGTGACGTTTCCGCTGGCGAGCAAACTGGAAGTCAACGGTCACGAACGGCATCAGTTGTACCGCTTGCTGGCGGGCGAGGGCGCCGAGTTTCCCGGTGATATCACCTGGAATTTCGAGAAATTCCTGCTCGGCAAGGATGGCCGGGTGCTGGCGCGGTTCTCGCCGCGTACGGCGCCGGATGATCCGACTGTGATTGCCGCGATCGAAAAAGCGCTGAGCTGATCAAGCAAGATCAAAAGATCGCAGCCTTCGGCAGCTCCTACAGGTGACCTCAAACCCCGTGTAGGAGCTGCCGAAGGCTGCGATCTTTGCTTTTCAAGCTTTTAATCCTCAATCACCCAAATCAATAGTGCTGTTCAAAGGGCTCGCGCCTCCATATTATCGTCGTCATAAAGTCATCTCTGTGGAGCCTCTCGATGCCCGTTCAAGCCTTGTTCAAACCGTTCCACCTCGGTTCCCTCGAATTGCCGACCCGTGTGGTCATGGCGCCAATGACCCGCTCGTTCTCCCCAGGCGGCGTGCCCAATTCCAAAGTCATCGAATACTACCGCCGTCGCGCGGCCGCGGGCGTTGGTTTGATCATCACCGAAGGCACCACTGTCGATCATATTGCCTCCAACGGTTACCCGAACGTGCCGCAATTTTTCGGTGACGCGCCACTGGCCGGCTGGAAGAAAGTCGTCGACGCCGTACACGCCGAAGGCGGCAAGATCGTCCCGCAACTGTGGCACGTCGGCAGCGTCCGCCGCATCGGCACCGAGCCGGACGCCAGCGTGCCGGGTTATGGGCCGTCGGAAAAACTCAAGGACGGTCAGGTCGTGGTTCACGGCATGACCAAACAGGACATTCAGGATGTAATCGCCGCGTTCGCCCAG
This window of the Pseudomonas fluorescens genome carries:
- a CDS encoding DUF3565 domain-containing protein — its product is METALLAAISMGRDLLQKNIERPSLAKQSRESEHNPDKRVSTITGFHQDEEGHWVVELSCGHTQHLRHQPPWQSRAWVMDAAQRIEKTGQPFACGWCAQGPVSDNLGD
- a CDS encoding FKBP-type peptidyl-prolyl cis-trans isomerase, with translation MLIAANKAVSIDYTLTNDAGEVIDSSAGGAPLVYLQGAGNIIPGLEKALEGKAVGDELQVAVEPEDAYGEYAAELVSTLSRSMFEGVDELEVGMQFHASAPDGQMQIVTIRDLDGDDVTVDGNHPLAGQRLNFQVKIVDIRDASQEEIAHGHVHGEGGHHH
- a CDS encoding glutathione peroxidase — its product is MSAFHDLKLTALDGQELPLAPFKGQVVLVVNVASKCGLTPQYAALENLYQQFKDKGFSVLGLPCNQFAGQEPGSEKEIQEFCSLNYGVTFPLASKLEVNGHERHQLYRLLAGEGAEFPGDITWNFEKFLLGKDGRVLARFSPRTAPDDPTVIAAIEKALS